From the genome of Nicotiana sylvestris chromosome 2, ASM39365v2, whole genome shotgun sequence, one region includes:
- the LOC138884536 gene encoding uncharacterized protein, with translation MDQDISHWHIWDDLARDFVRQFQYNIDIAPDRNSLSNLKKKSSESFREYAVKWREQAARVKPPMDETEMVSVFLQAQEADYYQNMMSSMGKSFAEAIKIGEMVENGLKIGRILSQSVIRATSQAIQGGSRGVANRKKKEEVAMTTSSVRKPRLARLHFSERTPQHYYPHQDAAYAMHLQSYAVMNAQPYARPQQQFHQNRAQFPRNQLPHQDQYNPRPPQNNFPYNARARELPRKTNFTPIGESYSSLFPKLVQMGLLQPVPPNRQNPESPSYQPGARCTYHSRVERHDTESYWTLIRVVENIIEQKRIVLKYEDIPNVTNNPLPAHNNGPVIGMICEDKEFDPALKAIIAIADIEKKTKADAKQEKGEKKSKPTPQNTKKTVETKTEVVPSKDVILYVPRGPRKGQVTLSPPRRFELNKGSKMYVPKGTYVVRGPIISPRLNEPVVIGHAPQRPMTDPTAIPWNYNEAVVTYKGKEILGEVNETNPTEKYLNLEEVNNATKKRFPLKKPVSAEKAEEFFRKMKTPDYEIIDQLRKSPAQVSLLSLLMNSTEHQKVLIKTLNEAYIPIETTVEQLERMAERFFTINQISFSKNDLPPKGATHNKALHLTVNCEGYYVKRFMLDGSSGVDICPLNSVKNGDRD, from the coding sequence atggatcaggatatatctcattggcatatctgggatgacttggctcgggattttgtcaggcagtttcaatataatatcgacattgcccctgacaggaattcattatcaaatctaaagaagaagtccTCGGAGAGCTTTCGagagtatgctgtcaaatggcgcgaacaagcggccagagtcaagcctccaatggacgaaacagaaatggtcagtgtcttccttcaagcccaagaggctgattattatcaaaacatgatgtcttcAATGGGAAAGTCGTTTGccgaagccatcaaaatcggtgaaatggttgagaatgggtTGAAAATAGGGCGAATATTGAGTCAGTCTGTTATAAGGGctacctcccaagcaatccaaggcgggtctAGAGGAGtagcaaaccgaaagaagaaggaagaagtagcAATGACAACTTCGAGTGTAAGAAAACCCCGTTTGGCCAGACTTCATTTCtctgaaagaaccccacaacactactacccccatcaaGATGCGGCCTATGCTATGCATCTTCAGTCATACGCAGTGATGAATGCACAACCATACGctaggccacaacaacaatttcaccAAAACCGAGCTCAATTTCCCAGAAATCAACTTCCTCACCAAGatcagtataatccccgacccCCACAAAATAATTTCCCCTACAATGCCCGTGCTCGGGAGCTGCCCAGGAAGACAAacttcacacctattggtgagtcatattctagccttttccctaaattggtccaaatgggtttgttacaacccgtacccccaaataggcaaaatccagagtcaccctcttaccaacctgGCGCCCGATGTACCTATCATTCTAGGGTGGAAAGGCATGACACTGAGAGCTATTGGACTTTGATAAGGGTTGTTGAAAATATCATAGAACAAAAGCGGATAGTGTTAAAGTATgaagacattcctaatgtgaccaacaacccgttaccggctcacaacaatggaccggttattggaatgatctgcgaagataaagagtttgatcctgccttgaaagccatcattgcaatcgCTGACATCGAGAAAAAGACAAAGGCTGATGCAAAGCAagaaaaaggggagaaaaagagTAAACCCACCCCTCAAAACACAAAAAAAACAGTGGAAACCAAAACTGAGGTAGTACCCTCGAAAGATGTCATCCTTTATGTGCCCCGGGGTCCTAGGAAAGGACAagtgacattgagccctccaagaaggtttgagctgaacaaaggatctaaaatgtatgtgccaaaagggacCTATGTGGTAcgggggccaataatttcaccaaggctgaatgagcccgtggttattggccatgcaccgcagaggcccatgacagatcctactgctatcccatggaattataacgaggcggtagtaacctacaaaggaaaagaaatcttGGGAGAAGTAAATGAAACTAACCCGACTGAGAAATACCTCAATCTGGAGGAAGTGAATAATGCCACGAAGAAGCGTTTCCCACTCAAGAAGCCAGTTAGTGCCGAAAAAGCAGAAGAGTTCTTTAGGAAAATGAAAACTCcagactacgagataattgaccaactccgaaagtctcCTGCTCAGGTCTCTTTGTTGTCTCTATTAATGAATTCAACTGAacatcagaaagtgttgatcaaaaccctcaatgAAGCTTACATTCCGATTGAAACTACTGTGGAACAACtggagaggatggcagaaagattcttcaCAATCAATCAGATCTCCTTTAGCAAGAATGACCTGCCCCCGAAGGGGGCCACCCACAACAAAGCCCTCCACCTAACAGTTAACTGTGAGGGGTACTATGTGAAGAGATTCATGCTGGATGGCAGTTCCGGAGTAGATATTTGCCCTCTCAACTCTGTAAAGAATGGAGATCGAGATTGA